In a single window of the Tellurirhabdus bombi genome:
- a CDS encoding non-ribosomal peptide synthetase produces the protein MVDTYPKLTLTEVDFDPFAGPEMVRLTPTIEPQLEIWTSCILGGDDANRAYNESVTIRLKGLLNRFALEQAFQSLIQRHEALRSAFSADGQQLCIFKDLFLPIAFQDISAKVASKKEQLIQNYVMQDALHVFDLQNGPLCKAGLSKLSEEEHHFVLTVHHIVADGWSLGLMLQDLSAFYSAYAKGIFPNLPEAEQISAYAQEQIQFAQSEEYQHIEAFWLKQYQDAVPELSLPTDFARPHLRTFKSKRLDFVLDKELAQAIKKVGVKAGCSFVTTLVAAFEVFLQRLTGQEDIIVGLPTAGQSATGNYRLVGHCVNLLPLRSKAQKNLRFLDFLKQRKSEIFDAYEHQQLTFGRLLKKLPLTRNASRVPMVPVVFNIDMGLGDGVAFYGLEHALISNPREYENFDLFLNINGAEQAPVLEWSYNTQLFKASTISRMMDSFEAVLRAIVTDPLVILEAIEFTDQVELFEKLDEWNKTQASYPKNTPVHQLIAQTAARYPDKTALVFKDKSMSYQELNTRANQLAHYLLAEGVEVGDVIGLVLDRSPELLIALLAILKAGAAYVPLDPDYPQDRIAFMMEDSGAKMLLTSKKYQGRLESRATEVLVENILSETKEDTPKNPNRVVAGHDLAYILYTSGSTGKPKGVLIEHRNLVNLLHSMISMPGISKEDRLLAVTTVSFDIAGLELYLPLLVGATVVLADAETAKDGRALVQAIDEQQISIMQATPVTWKMMLAAGWEQKLPVKVLCCGEPMSKDLAEKLTARCESLWNMYGPTETTIYSTGKQILREDEIITIGRPIHNTQVYILDEQEKPLLEGVVGEIYIAGDGVARGYLNRPELNEQKFVKNPFGTGLMYRTGDLGKFTATGEIHCLGRIDQQIKVRGYRIEPGEIEHLLVTKGNAKEAVVLAREDRPGDQRLVAYVVSKKALAEVEFKAEAATWKAQLREALPSYMVPSDFVNLAKLPVTPNGKVDRNALPKPTSGNQSNSLEKAVPLTEMEKLVKAIWVEELGKDGIDIQDDFFELGGHSMIAVQVMARLEKATKKRLPLSTLFEYSTIQKLASLLSVEEQKTQYKSLVPIKPSGSKTPIYLVHGNGLNVLTFYGLANQMEADQPVYGLQAKGLDGTDEPLETIEAIAAFYNSEIIRQNPAGPYALAGYSFGGYVAMEMAQQLKKMGKEVKMLAMFDTNANEVNTQSSPIGKLNKKIVRQFYKMLWISKSFSEDPSSTIKYQQDYFERQFKNLLESAGIKAEAKPEGESIFSFMDSLIEKYNAALRNYKMVPYDGVIDLFRAQERPYFVDDFEYLGWKEYALQGVRIHEVPGDHSVMLQPPNDKEFARILQDALDNS, from the coding sequence ATGGTTGATACGTATCCTAAACTTACACTCACAGAAGTTGATTTTGATCCTTTTGCGGGTCCGGAAATGGTACGTTTAACACCAACCATTGAGCCACAACTGGAAATCTGGACTTCCTGTATTTTGGGCGGCGATGACGCTAACAGGGCTTATAATGAGTCTGTTACAATTCGTCTTAAAGGACTTTTGAATAGGTTTGCTCTGGAACAGGCTTTTCAGTCGCTTATTCAACGACACGAGGCGCTCCGCTCCGCGTTCAGTGCGGACGGCCAGCAACTCTGTATTTTTAAAGACCTATTTCTGCCCATTGCGTTTCAGGATATTTCGGCTAAAGTTGCTTCGAAGAAAGAGCAATTGATTCAGAATTATGTCATGCAGGATGCCTTGCATGTGTTCGATTTGCAAAATGGCCCTTTGTGCAAGGCTGGCTTGAGCAAACTGTCGGAAGAAGAACATCATTTTGTCCTGACGGTACACCACATCGTTGCTGATGGCTGGTCGTTGGGGCTGATGCTGCAAGATTTGAGCGCCTTTTATTCGGCTTACGCAAAGGGAATTTTCCCCAATTTGCCCGAAGCCGAGCAAATCAGTGCCTACGCCCAGGAGCAGATTCAGTTTGCCCAAAGCGAAGAATACCAGCACATTGAGGCATTTTGGTTGAAGCAATACCAGGATGCGGTGCCCGAATTGAGTTTACCCACCGATTTTGCGCGACCTCACTTACGCACTTTCAAAAGCAAGCGCCTTGATTTTGTGTTGGACAAAGAGTTGGCGCAGGCCATAAAAAAGGTTGGTGTAAAAGCCGGTTGTAGCTTTGTGACAACGCTTGTGGCCGCGTTTGAGGTATTTTTGCAGCGCTTGACGGGCCAGGAAGACATTATTGTGGGGTTGCCCACGGCGGGGCAATCGGCCACGGGAAATTACCGTTTGGTGGGTCATTGTGTGAATTTGCTGCCGCTACGGAGCAAGGCCCAAAAGAATTTACGTTTTCTCGATTTTCTAAAGCAGCGCAAAAGCGAAATTTTCGACGCCTATGAGCACCAGCAACTTACGTTCGGACGCCTGCTTAAAAAATTGCCGTTAACCCGGAATGCCTCGCGGGTGCCGATGGTGCCGGTGGTGTTCAACATTGATATGGGTTTAGGCGATGGCGTTGCCTTTTACGGGCTGGAACACGCGCTGATCAGTAACCCCAGAGAGTACGAAAACTTTGACCTGTTTTTAAATATCAACGGGGCTGAGCAGGCCCCGGTTCTGGAGTGGTCATACAACACGCAGTTGTTCAAAGCCAGCACCATCAGTCGGATGATGGATAGCTTCGAGGCGGTACTCCGGGCGATTGTAACTGACCCGTTGGTCATTCTCGAAGCGATTGAGTTTACGGATCAGGTTGAACTGTTTGAAAAATTAGACGAATGGAATAAGACGCAGGCTAGTTACCCAAAAAATACGCCTGTTCACCAGTTAATTGCCCAGACAGCAGCTCGTTATCCCGATAAAACGGCCTTGGTTTTTAAAGACAAGTCGATGAGTTATCAGGAGCTAAACACCAGGGCGAATCAACTAGCGCACTACCTTTTGGCAGAAGGCGTGGAGGTTGGTGATGTGATTGGGCTGGTGCTGGATCGTTCGCCGGAGCTGCTTATCGCGCTGCTGGCCATTCTGAAAGCGGGGGCCGCTTACGTTCCGCTAGACCCGGACTATCCGCAAGACCGCATCGCGTTCATGATGGAGGATTCGGGCGCTAAAATGCTGCTTACTTCCAAAAAATACCAGGGTCGGTTGGAAAGCCGGGCTACTGAAGTTTTAGTTGAAAATATCCTGTCTGAAACAAAAGAAGATACGCCAAAAAATCCGAATCGGGTCGTGGCGGGCCATGATCTGGCTTACATTCTGTACACTTCCGGTTCGACAGGGAAGCCCAAAGGCGTCTTGATTGAACACCGAAATTTGGTTAATCTGCTGCACAGCATGATTTCCATGCCGGGAATTAGCAAGGAAGATCGCTTGCTGGCCGTAACGACTGTTTCGTTTGACATCGCAGGACTGGAACTTTATTTGCCTTTGCTCGTTGGCGCTACGGTTGTTCTGGCCGATGCTGAAACAGCTAAAGACGGTCGCGCTCTGGTGCAAGCCATTGACGAACAGCAAATTTCGATTATGCAGGCCACGCCCGTAACCTGGAAAATGATGCTGGCGGCGGGCTGGGAGCAGAAGTTGCCGGTAAAGGTGCTGTGCTGCGGGGAACCCATGTCGAAGGATTTGGCGGAAAAGCTGACCGCCCGCTGTGAATCGCTCTGGAACATGTACGGGCCTACCGAAACGACGATTTATTCGACCGGGAAGCAGATTTTGCGGGAAGATGAAATCATCACCATTGGCCGACCCATCCACAACACGCAGGTGTACATCCTGGATGAACAGGAAAAACCTTTGCTGGAAGGCGTCGTTGGCGAAATCTACATTGCGGGCGATGGCGTGGCGCGGGGGTACCTGAACCGCCCTGAGCTGAATGAACAGAAATTTGTTAAGAACCCGTTTGGCACCGGACTCATGTACCGCACGGGTGATCTGGGTAAGTTCACCGCCACGGGCGAAATTCACTGCCTGGGCCGAATCGACCAGCAGATCAAAGTTCGTGGATATCGCATCGAGCCGGGCGAAATTGAACATTTACTAGTCACCAAAGGAAACGCCAAAGAAGCCGTTGTACTAGCTCGGGAAGACCGGCCCGGGGATCAGCGTTTAGTGGCTTATGTCGTCAGTAAAAAAGCACTCGCAGAAGTGGAGTTCAAGGCGGAAGCGGCTACTTGGAAAGCGCAACTAAGAGAAGCATTGCCCAGTTACATGGTCCCTTCTGATTTTGTGAATCTGGCGAAGCTGCCGGTAACGCCAAACGGCAAGGTAGATCGGAACGCACTGCCCAAGCCAACGTCTGGAAACCAGTCTAATTCCCTTGAAAAAGCGGTTCCATTGACCGAAATGGAAAAGCTGGTAAAAGCCATCTGGGTAGAGGAATTAGGGAAAGATGGGATTGATATTCAGGATGATTTCTTCGAATTGGGTGGGCATTCCATGATTGCGGTTCAGGTGATGGCCCGCCTGGAGAAAGCAACGAAAAAGCGCCTGCCCTTATCCACTTTGTTTGAATATTCGACCATTCAGAAACTAGCCTCGCTGCTTAGCGTCGAGGAACAAAAAACGCAGTACAAATCACTGGTGCCCATTAAACCATCGGGTAGCAAAACGCCTATTTATCTCGTTCATGGGAACGGCCTGAATGTATTGACCTTCTATGGATTAGCCAACCAAATGGAAGCTGATCAGCCCGTTTACGGCCTACAGGCCAAAGGATTGGATGGAACGGATGAACCGCTGGAAACGATTGAAGCGATTGCCGCTTTTTACAATAGCGAAATAATTCGCCAGAATCCGGCGGGTCCGTATGCGCTGGCTGGTTACTCGTTTGGGGGCTACGTGGCGATGGAAATGGCCCAGCAACTGAAAAAAATGGGTAAAGAAGTAAAAATGCTGGCCATGTTCGATACAAACGCCAACGAAGTAAATACCCAAAGTTCGCCCATCGGAAAATTGAATAAAAAGATTGTCCGGCAGTTTTACAAAATGCTCTGGATATCTAAATCGTTCAGTGAAGATCCTTCGTCAACGATCAAATACCAGCAGGATTACTTTGAGCGCCAGTTTAAAAATCTGTTGGAATCGGCGGGCATCAAGGCGGAAGCGAAGCCGGAAGGAGAGAGCATTTTCAGCTTCATGGACAGCCTGATTGAAAAGTACAACGCTGCCCTGCGTAACTATAAAATGGTGCCCTACGATGGCGTAATTGATCTGTTTCGGGCGCAGGAACGGCCTTACTTCGTCGATGATTTTGAATACCTTGGCTGGAAAGAGTACGCGTTGCAAGGCGTTCGTATTCACGAGGTTCCGGGCGATCACAGTGTGATGTTGCAGCCACCCAACGACAAAGAATTTGCCCGAATTTTACAGGATGCGCTGGATAATAGCTGA
- a CDS encoding polyketide synthase: MAFSSEHELDKDGYNPLFIHQLVEQVIPEHYHRTALVFGEKSVTYKELNDKANGLSQAILHHRPDAELIGVSTSRSLEMVISVLAILKAGKAYLPLDPKYPAARLQELISDSRVDLCLTRSEEVSLFEKVDLAVLASDDNFNYTGYTGKTVDKQFDTGYVLYTSGSTGKPKGVSMGHRPLVNLLRWQRKHSRAGVGTRTLHFAPLSFDASFLEFFDTFLSGGTLVLIKEELRLDLANLLHFIDKNSVNRLYVPFVALQYLAEAAVSAQRFPACLEEIMTAGEQLKITPQLIAFFSALPDCILYNQYGPTECHVVTQLTLEGDPNDWPLLPTIGIPIDNTTIYITDENLNPLPAGEIGELCVAGDSLADGYLHKPELTAEKFVHWTSPEGEPTRIYRTGDLARYLPDGNIEFLGRKDDQVKIRGYRIELGEIEVILNAFNGVKQAVVVARERGGEKQLVAYLVSDNQHKDSLAVRKELEQKVPDYMIPSAFVWMDDFPKTSSGKVDKKALPAPEAKRADLGTIYRKPVTEPEKNLAEIWIDLLGIDKVGLDDNFFELGGNSLLAQKTVAALKSRFNYILPITKLYQYPTVTGIAQYLTQKSALPSHHTQRNRQKAKGDDVAVISMAGRFPGANSIEELWELLKEGRETTRFFADDELDPSVPDAVKNDPTYVKARGIIADADQFDYAFFGLNPKLAELMDPQQRIFLEIAWEALEQTGYVPQTYSGSIGVYAGCGNNTYYLNNVLQNPQLVDQIGGFQVSTLNEKDYIASRTAYQLNLRGPAVSVYSACSTSLLAIAQAVESIRNGQCDLALAGGASITAPINSGYLYQDGAMLSGDGHCRSFDAEAQGTVFSDGAGVVLLKSLEAAKRDGDVIYAVIKGVGVNNDGGGKGSFTAPNAEGQAGAIVHALTDAQIDPATIQYVEAHGTATPLGDPIEMEGLTMAFGEQARKQFCAIGSIKSNMGHLTQAAGVAGLIKTALVLHHRQIPASLGFKKPNPAIDFANSPFYVNTQLSDWLSESVRRAGVSSFGVGGTNVHVVLEEYENAEPASWPGRPLQLFTWSARTEASREAYAHALAEYVRKNNPRNLADIAYTLQTNRADFNERRFVIAADETELIANLLTDTTALSTAKKLTESPGEVVFLFPGQGSQYLNMGRDLYENEAVYRQAVDECARLLLNQQSPDIRFVLYPEVSGLAAEEQLKNTRYTQPALFVTEYALTKLWMSWGVEPTVFCGHSIGEFVAAHLAGVFTLPDALKLIATRARMVSDLPEGSMLSVRLEARRLLAILPETLSIAAINSPNLCVVAGPDEAISAFVKTLAASGVPNRVLLTSHAFHSAMMDSIVADFEAVVRQVPLKRPQKPIVSTVSGDWLTDAQATDPSYWAKHLRMTVRFSDALETIFGQDNPLLLEVGPGTVTSTLARQQTGSRPATILASLENTKGHQTEYQSILKALGHLWLAGVRPDWQKFYENQQRIKLKLPTYSFDKKRCWVEPAPKTVQIESVPLSVKPEASVQLAVESPFENSVMRKGNLINKIKEILENASGIEMDRVTPDMSFLEIGLDSLLITQLALTFKKEFGLPITFRQLNEEYATLDLLADYLDQHLPAEAYQPAPVPAPQAPPVQLVVSHSGAADLMPQGDLAVQPGGNLALSLIAQQLELLSKQITLIQGQGIAQSTPGAMLSVPAAPTIQHAPAPAMSMGPTSANGKPNLPKVADLTPEEAIEIKKPFGATARIERQSTDLSPKQHQFIQELTQRYNQKTSASKNYAQEHREHMADPRVVSGFRPLTKELVYPLVVNKSKGSRLWDMDGNEYIDVLSGFGSNLFGYQPDFIKDALHDQVEKGFEVGPQHDLAGDVSKLICEFTNFDRAALCNTGSEAVLGTMRIARTVTGRSLIVAFSGSYHGIVDEVIVRGTKKLKSFPAAPGIMPEAVQNMLILDYGTEESLTIIRERAHELAAVLVEPVQSRRPEFRPVDFLKKVREITEASGTALIFDEVITGFRMHPGGAQALFGIDADLASYGKVIGGGLSIGAIAGKKSFMDALDGGFWQYGDASFPEVGVTYFAGTFVRHPLALAASKASLEHMKAQGPELQKSLTRKAERLADALNADFERRQLPFFIAQFGSLWKLKMNKEIPYSELLFTLLREKGIHIWDGFPCFMTEAHTVDEIDFVISSFIKSVDEMIEVGFFEAKPVREAPAKAQLIPNKPPVEGARLGRDAAGNPAWFIVNPDQPGKYLKVEIK, translated from the coding sequence ATGGCTTTTTCTTCTGAACATGAACTAGATAAAGATGGGTACAATCCTTTGTTTATACATCAACTGGTTGAACAGGTTATTCCGGAGCATTATCACCGGACGGCCCTTGTGTTCGGAGAAAAGTCTGTAACTTATAAAGAATTAAACGATAAAGCGAACGGCCTTAGCCAGGCTATTCTTCACCATCGGCCCGACGCTGAGTTAATTGGGGTAAGCACATCGCGCAGCCTGGAAATGGTGATTAGCGTGCTGGCCATCCTTAAAGCTGGTAAGGCCTACCTGCCGCTTGATCCGAAATACCCCGCTGCCCGCTTGCAGGAATTAATTTCCGACTCCCGGGTGGATCTCTGCCTCACACGCTCCGAAGAAGTGTCCCTTTTCGAAAAGGTGGACCTCGCCGTGTTGGCTTCCGACGACAATTTTAACTATACCGGTTATACGGGGAAAACGGTTGATAAACAATTCGATACAGGGTATGTGCTGTATACGTCAGGTTCTACCGGAAAGCCCAAAGGGGTTAGCATGGGCCACCGTCCGCTGGTCAATCTTTTGCGGTGGCAGCGTAAGCACTCGAGAGCTGGCGTTGGAACCCGGACCCTACACTTCGCTCCGCTGAGCTTTGACGCTTCGTTTCTGGAGTTTTTCGATACCTTCCTATCGGGCGGTACGCTGGTGTTGATCAAGGAAGAGTTGCGGCTGGACCTGGCCAACCTTCTTCATTTTATTGACAAAAATTCAGTTAATCGGCTGTATGTCCCTTTTGTGGCGCTTCAGTATCTGGCGGAAGCAGCCGTGAGTGCGCAGCGGTTCCCGGCTTGTTTAGAGGAAATCATGACGGCGGGGGAACAACTAAAAATTACTCCTCAGCTAATTGCCTTTTTCTCGGCTTTGCCGGATTGCATTTTATATAACCAGTATGGGCCTACCGAGTGCCACGTTGTAACTCAACTAACGCTGGAAGGTGACCCTAACGATTGGCCACTGCTGCCAACCATCGGGATACCGATCGATAACACAACCATTTACATTACCGACGAAAACCTGAACCCGTTGCCAGCGGGCGAGATTGGCGAGCTTTGCGTTGCGGGCGACAGTCTGGCAGATGGCTATCTGCACAAGCCTGAGCTAACGGCGGAGAAGTTTGTGCATTGGACAAGCCCCGAAGGCGAGCCAACTCGAATTTATCGAACGGGTGATCTGGCCCGTTACCTGCCCGACGGGAATATTGAGTTCTTAGGTCGCAAAGACGATCAGGTAAAAATTCGGGGATACCGCATTGAGTTGGGCGAGATTGAAGTGATTCTCAATGCGTTCAATGGCGTAAAACAGGCGGTTGTGGTGGCACGCGAGCGGGGAGGCGAAAAGCAACTGGTGGCGTATCTGGTTTCGGATAACCAGCACAAAGACAGCCTGGCCGTGCGGAAGGAATTGGAGCAGAAAGTCCCGGATTACATGATCCCGTCGGCTTTTGTCTGGATGGACGATTTTCCGAAAACCAGCAGCGGGAAAGTGGATAAAAAGGCCCTGCCGGCTCCCGAAGCAAAACGGGCTGACCTGGGGACGATCTACCGAAAACCAGTAACTGAGCCGGAGAAAAACCTGGCTGAAATCTGGATCGACCTGCTCGGAATCGATAAGGTAGGTTTAGACGACAACTTTTTTGAATTAGGTGGAAATTCGTTGCTGGCCCAAAAAACAGTGGCCGCGCTGAAAAGCCGGTTTAATTACATACTACCCATCACCAAACTGTACCAGTACCCCACTGTAACGGGCATTGCGCAGTATTTAACCCAAAAAAGTGCATTACCCAGCCACCATACACAACGAAATCGTCAGAAAGCAAAAGGCGATGACGTTGCTGTGATTAGCATGGCGGGACGTTTTCCGGGGGCCAATTCGATTGAAGAATTGTGGGAGTTGCTCAAGGAAGGCCGGGAAACAACCCGGTTTTTTGCAGATGATGAACTCGATCCATCGGTTCCGGATGCGGTAAAAAATGATCCGACTTATGTAAAAGCCAGAGGCATTATCGCAGATGCTGATCAATTCGATTATGCCTTTTTCGGCCTGAATCCCAAGCTGGCTGAGTTGATGGACCCGCAGCAGCGCATCTTTCTGGAAATCGCCTGGGAAGCCTTGGAGCAAACAGGCTACGTCCCTCAGACCTATAGCGGGTCTATTGGCGTTTATGCGGGTTGCGGAAATAATACGTATTACTTGAATAACGTTCTGCAAAACCCACAATTGGTTGATCAGATTGGTGGTTTTCAGGTATCGACGCTGAATGAGAAAGATTACATCGCTTCCCGTACTGCGTACCAGTTGAACCTGAGAGGGCCAGCGGTCAGCGTTTATTCGGCTTGTTCGACGTCTCTACTGGCTATCGCGCAGGCGGTAGAAAGCATTCGAAATGGCCAATGTGACCTAGCGTTGGCGGGTGGAGCCAGCATCACAGCTCCGATCAACAGCGGCTATCTGTATCAGGACGGTGCGATGCTGAGCGGCGATGGACATTGCCGCTCATTCGATGCTGAAGCGCAGGGCACTGTTTTTAGCGATGGTGCCGGAGTGGTGTTGTTAAAAAGCCTGGAAGCTGCCAAGCGGGATGGCGACGTTATTTATGCCGTCATCAAAGGCGTTGGGGTAAACAACGATGGGGGAGGCAAAGGCAGTTTTACCGCTCCTAACGCGGAAGGGCAGGCCGGGGCGATTGTTCATGCGCTGACCGACGCCCAGATCGATCCGGCAACGATCCAGTATGTAGAAGCGCATGGCACGGCAACTCCCCTGGGTGATCCCATCGAAATGGAAGGCCTGACGATGGCTTTTGGCGAACAGGCGCGAAAGCAGTTTTGCGCCATCGGTTCCATCAAAAGCAACATGGGCCACCTGACGCAGGCGGCGGGCGTGGCCGGTCTGATTAAAACGGCATTGGTCTTGCATCACAGGCAAATTCCGGCCTCGCTGGGCTTTAAGAAACCCAATCCGGCCATTGATTTTGCCAATAGTCCATTCTACGTAAATACGCAGCTAAGCGACTGGCTGTCAGAATCAGTTCGTCGCGCAGGGGTAAGTTCGTTTGGTGTTGGCGGTACCAATGTGCACGTCGTTTTGGAAGAATACGAAAATGCAGAGCCAGCCTCATGGCCAGGGCGGCCTTTGCAGCTATTTACCTGGTCGGCTAGAACCGAAGCGAGTCGGGAGGCATACGCCCATGCCTTAGCGGAATATGTCCGAAAAAATAACCCTCGTAACCTAGCGGATATTGCCTATACACTGCAAACCAACCGGGCTGATTTCAATGAGCGCCGATTTGTGATAGCGGCGGATGAAACGGAATTGATCGCTAATTTACTAACCGATACCACCGCTTTATCGACCGCAAAAAAACTCACCGAAAGCCCGGGTGAGGTTGTCTTTTTATTTCCGGGTCAGGGTTCGCAGTACCTCAATATGGGACGCGATCTGTACGAAAACGAAGCCGTCTATCGGCAGGCCGTTGACGAGTGTGCACGTTTGTTACTCAATCAGCAGTCGCCAGACATCCGCTTTGTGCTTTATCCCGAAGTTAGTGGTTTGGCGGCAGAAGAGCAGCTTAAAAACACGCGCTATACGCAACCCGCTTTGTTCGTTACAGAATATGCACTGACCAAATTATGGATGAGTTGGGGCGTTGAACCAACTGTTTTCTGTGGCCATAGCATCGGCGAATTTGTGGCGGCTCACCTGGCGGGAGTCTTTACCTTACCGGATGCGCTAAAGCTCATTGCAACGCGCGCCCGGATGGTGAGCGATCTGCCTGAAGGAAGCATGTTGTCGGTTCGGTTGGAAGCCCGTCGATTATTGGCGATATTACCCGAAACCCTGTCCATAGCGGCCATCAACAGCCCTAATTTATGTGTGGTAGCGGGGCCAGACGAAGCCATTAGCGCTTTTGTTAAAACCTTGGCTGCTTCGGGCGTTCCCAATCGGGTTTTGCTGACCAGCCACGCTTTTCATTCCGCCATGATGGATTCCATCGTTGCCGATTTTGAAGCCGTTGTTCGGCAAGTACCGCTAAAACGTCCGCAAAAGCCGATTGTTTCAACCGTTAGTGGTGATTGGTTAACCGATGCTCAGGCTACTGATCCGAGCTACTGGGCCAAACACCTTCGAATGACTGTTCGCTTTTCCGATGCGCTGGAAACGATTTTCGGCCAGGATAATCCACTTCTGTTGGAAGTAGGGCCAGGAACGGTAACATCAACGCTCGCCCGGCAGCAGACAGGAAGCCGTCCGGCAACCATATTAGCCAGTTTGGAAAATACAAAGGGCCATCAGACCGAATACCAGTCTATTCTGAAAGCTCTGGGACATCTCTGGTTGGCGGGTGTAAGGCCTGACTGGCAGAAATTTTACGAAAACCAGCAGCGGATTAAACTAAAGCTGCCCACCTATTCATTCGACAAAAAACGTTGCTGGGTGGAGCCAGCGCCCAAAACTGTCCAGATCGAATCTGTACCTTTGTCCGTTAAACCGGAAGCTTCCGTCCAATTAGCCGTTGAAAGTCCATTTGAAAACAGTGTTATGAGAAAAGGGAATCTGATCAATAAAATCAAGGAAATACTGGAAAATGCATCCGGGATTGAGATGGATCGGGTCACTCCTGACATGAGTTTTCTAGAAATAGGTCTGGATTCACTGCTGATTACCCAGCTTGCCCTGACATTCAAAAAAGAGTTTGGCCTGCCGATTACGTTCCGGCAGCTAAACGAAGAATACGCAACGCTCGATTTACTGGCCGACTACCTCGACCAGCATTTACCTGCCGAAGCGTACCAGCCAGCACCAGTTCCTGCGCCGCAAGCGCCGCCTGTTCAGCTGGTTGTTAGTCATTCTGGAGCAGCTGATTTGATGCCGCAAGGTGACCTTGCCGTGCAGCCGGGTGGTAATCTGGCGCTGAGTCTGATTGCGCAACAACTGGAACTCCTATCGAAGCAAATTACGCTGATTCAAGGGCAGGGAATAGCTCAAAGCACACCTGGGGCCATGCTTTCTGTACCAGCCGCACCGACAATACAACACGCCCCGGCACCAGCAATGTCGATGGGTCCAACATCCGCAAACGGAAAGCCGAATCTACCCAAAGTGGCTGATTTGACGCCGGAAGAAGCGATTGAAATTAAAAAGCCATTCGGAGCTACCGCCCGCATCGAGCGTCAATCGACGGATTTAAGTCCAAAACAGCACCAGTTTATTCAGGAACTGACGCAACGATATAACCAGAAAACTAGCGCGAGCAAAAACTACGCGCAGGAGCATCGGGAGCACATGGCTGACCCCCGGGTTGTGTCGGGCTTCAGGCCGCTGACCAAAGAATTAGTTTATCCGCTGGTAGTCAACAAGTCGAAGGGAAGTCGGCTGTGGGATATGGATGGCAATGAATACATTGACGTACTGAGTGGCTTCGGTTCCAACCTGTTCGGCTACCAGCCGGACTTCATCAAAGATGCCCTGCACGATCAGGTAGAAAAAGGCTTTGAAGTAGGGCCGCAGCACGATCTGGCGGGCGATGTAAGCAAACTAATCTGCGAGTTCACAAATTTTGATCGGGCGGCCTTGTGTAATACCGGTTCAGAAGCGGTGCTGGGAACCATGCGCATTGCCCGCACGGTAACGGGGCGTTCGCTGATTGTGGCTTTTTCGGGCTCTTATCACGGCATTGTGGATGAGGTGATTGTGCGGGGAACGAAGAAATTGAAGTCTTTCCCGGCGGCTCCGGGCATTATGCCAGAAGCCGTACAAAACATGCTGATTCTGGATTATGGAACCGAAGAATCGCTAACCATTATTCGGGAAAGGGCGCACGAGTTAGCCGCCGTCTTAGTGGAGCCGGTGCAAAGTCGTCGGCCTGAATTTCGCCCGGTTGACTTCCTGAAAAAAGTCCGCGAAATCACGGAAGCGTCGGGAACGGCCCTGATTTTCGACGAAGTTATTACCGGATTTCGCATGCATCCCGGTGGAGCCCAGGCGCTCTTCGGAATCGACGCCGATCTGGCGTCGTATGGCAAAGTGATTGGCGGAGGTCTGTCCATCGGCGCCATTGCGGGCAAGAAAAGCTTCATGGACGCGCTGGATGGCGGTTTTTGGCAGTACGGTGACGCATCATTTCCCGAAGTAGGGGTGACCTATTTTGCGGGTACATTCGTTCGTCATCCGCTCGCTCTGGCAGCCAGCAAGGCGTCTCTGGAACACATGAAAGCACAGGGGCCGGAACTGCAAAAAAGCCTTACCCGAAAAGCCGAAAGACTAGCCGATGCCCTGAACGCTGATTTTGAGCGCCGCCAGTTGCCTTTCTTTATTGCACAATTTGGCTCGCTCTGGAAGCTTAAAATGAACAAAGAGATTCCGTACAGTGAGTTATTGTTTACTTTGCTGCGCGAAAAAGGAATTCATATTTGGGACGGCTTTCCTTGCTTTATGACCGAAGCACATACCGTCGACGAAATCGACTTTGTGATCAGCTCATTCATCAAAAGTGTGGATGAAATGATAGAGGTTGGTTTTTTCGAAGCCAAACCGGTTCGCGAAGCGCCCGCCAAGGCTCAGTTGATCCCGAACAAACCGCCAGTAGAAGGAGCTCGGTTGGGAAGAGATGCAGCGGGCAATCCGGCCTGGTTTATTGTAAATCCCGATCAGCCCGGTAAATATTTGAAGGTTGAGATAAAATAG